A stretch of the Uranotaenia lowii strain MFRU-FL chromosome 3, ASM2978415v1, whole genome shotgun sequence genome encodes the following:
- the LOC129757134 gene encoding anaphase-promoting complex subunit 13, translating into MDSEPPADGHLTDLIDSEWLTDELPNDQIAVPSEKLPDPEADNGDSHLTLKEQEQKWSDLALSSLAPELSISEQLNLNGV; encoded by the exons ATGGACAGCGAA cCTCCAGCAGATGGGCATCTGACTGACCTCATCGACAGCGAGTGGTTAACGGACGAACTACCCAATGACCAGATTGCCGTTCCCTCGGAAAAACTACCAGACCCGGAAGCGGACAACGGTGATTCCCATTTAACCCTCAAGGAACAGGAACAGAAATGGTCTGATTTGGCTCTGTCTTCGTTGGCCCCAGAGCTTTCAATCTCCGAACAATTGAATCTGAATGGCGTGTGA
- the LOC129756025 gene encoding SPRY domain-containing protein 7 — MMFCCLKNCLNGVIPAPSVPLKREHDPIQLDTSHMGHEVVVIKGGQRACGSGGVLANTPLLQSKSYFEVKLQQGGHWSIGLATQNADLNQSLGGFDKDSWCLNSDNCVYHNAKLIHKLERKSTGTNGKSPPLTQHVDDKLESPLNAPQLVNDTGLPDEGDIIGVAYDHVELNFYLNGTNLNVPVLNVRGTVFPCIFVDEGAILDIVLDNFSSSPPPGFERILIEQSLL, encoded by the exons ATGATGTTTTGCTGTCTGAAGAACTGCCTGAATGGTGTTATTCCGGCGCCATCCGTTCCACTGAAAAGGGAACATGACCCAATCCAGCTAGATACGTCACATATGG GTCACGAAGTCGTTGTGATAAAAGGGGGCCAACGAGCGTGCGGTTCCGGTGGAGTTCTGGCAAACACTCCACTTTTGCAGTCGAAATCCTACTTCGAGGTAAAACTGCAACAAGGTGGCCACTGGTCCATCGGTTTGGCTACTCAGAATGCAGATCTGAACCAGTCACTGGGCGGTTTCGACAAAGATTCCTGGTGTCTCAATTCGGATAACTGTGTGTACCACAATGCAAAACTGATTCACAAGCTGGAGCGAAAATCGACTGGGACAAATGGCAAATCACCTCCTCTCACACAACATGTGGATGACAAACTCGAATCACCATTGAATGCGCCTCAGCTGGTGAACGACACGGGCCTACCGGACGAGGGAGATATCATTGGAGTGGCTTACGATCACGTGGAGCTAAATTTCTACCTTAACGGAACGAACTTGAACGTTCCGGTGCTCAACGTTCGAGGAACTGTGTTTCCCTGCATTTTCGTAGATGAAGGTGCCATTCTAGACATTGTGCTCGATAATTTTAGCTCCAGTCCGCCTCCCGGATTCGAGCGAATATTGATAGAGCAATCTTTGCTGTGA